From a single Solanum dulcamara chromosome 4, daSolDulc1.2, whole genome shotgun sequence genomic region:
- the LOC129887839 gene encoding uncharacterized protein LOC129887839, translating to MQHDEVIWQVIRHKHCSFMAKIETGIFCRNPYNVTGICNRSSCPLANSRYATIRDHDGVFYLYMKTIERAHMPNKLWERVKLPRNYEKALEIIDKHLMYWPKFLVHKAKQRLTKMTQMRIRMRKLALKTREKIMTTPRKETKRESRRQEKAEKAALLDKSIEKELLERLSKGVYGDIYNYPEQKYQEILDREALQVASEEEDEEELEVEYVEGYEDLEEEDIEDFDGFGIRDSGLDADTGMDDDDEDDEEAVTVHRKSGRKDSALARRRSEKDDPSAKSKKAKVLVEVEHDDTGARQTAVQ from the exons ATGCAACACGATGAGGTCATATGGCAAGTTATCAGACACAAGCATTGCAGCTTTATGGCCAA GATTGAGACTGGGATATTTTGTCGAAACCCATATAATGTAACTGGGATTTGCAACCGTAGCTCATGTCCTCTGGCTAATAGCCGGTATGCCACCATTCGGGATCATGATG GAGTATTCTATTTGTACATGAAAACAATAGAAAGGGCTCACATGCCAAACAAGCTTTGGGAAAGAGTTAAATTGCCAAGAAATTACGAAAAGGCTCTGGAAATCATTGATAAACATTTG ATGTACTGGCCAAAGTTTCTTGTGCACAAGGCAAAACAAAGATTAACAAAAATGACTCAGATGCGAATAAGAATGAGGAAGCTTGCTTTGAAAACAAG GGAGAAGATAATGACCACACCAAGGAAAGAAACAAAAAGGGAATCTCGGCGACAGGAAAAGGCTGAAAAAGCTGCTCTTCTCGATAAA AGTATTGAGAAGGAACTGCTAGAACGCCTTTCAAAAGGAGTGTATGGAGATATTTACAATTATCCTGAGCAGAAGTATCAAGAGATTCTTGATAGGGAAGCATTGCAAGTGGCTAGTGAAGAAGAAGACGAGGAG GAACTTGAAGTAGAATATGTTGAAGGCTATGAagatcttgaagaagaagatatcGAAGATTTTGATGGTTTTGGAATTAGAGACAGTGGCTTGGATGCTGATACCG GAATGGATGATGACGATGAAGACGACGAAGAGGCTGTTACAGTTCATCGGAAGAGCGGTAGAAAAGATTCTGCTTTAGCTAGAAGAAGATCTGAGAAAGATGATCCAAGTGCCAAATCAAAGAAGGCAAAAGTGCTCGTGGAG GTTGAGCATGACGATACAGGTGCAAGACAGACAGCAGTACAATGA